In the Persephonella hydrogeniphila genome, one interval contains:
- the murD gene encoding UDP-N-acetylmuramoyl-L-alanine--D-glutamate ligase — translation MTVLLYGKGKTGKELSQFMEKNNIPYIIRDDTDFCEKDLENVKTIVVSPGIPFYHHIYKIAKKRDIEIIGDIEYAYRLFRGCIIAITGTDGKSTTTSFVAEFLKNKKPFVGGNYGTPFIKAVEERKKLAILELSSFQIYSTKTFKPNIGVLLNIETDHLDWHKRKAHYLLSKYRMFKRMDKKGVAILNFDQELTRKVKIPARKLFFSVNRLPEGYEGIYCTGNSLFYKTEKTVNRIDISDFKLKGIHNIQNLMASVLVAIVSGVTLEEIERKIPELKSLPYRVQFIREINGIEFYNDSKSTTIQSVRKAVESFHKRNVILIIGGMYKGGDFSVLDSYKNIKQIYIIGKDRRNIRSMIKKQPVLMRQTLEKAVKDAYKNAEKGDVILFSPGCSSFDMFKNYMERGEKFNQIVESLE, via the coding sequence ATGACTGTTCTGCTTTACGGTAAAGGCAAGACCGGAAAAGAGCTTTCACAGTTTATGGAAAAAAACAATATTCCCTATATCATTAGGGATGATACAGATTTCTGTGAGAAAGATTTAGAAAATGTAAAAACTATTGTTGTCTCTCCGGGAATTCCTTTTTATCATCATATCTATAAGATTGCGAAAAAAAGAGATATAGAGATTATAGGAGACATTGAATATGCCTACAGATTGTTCCGTGGATGTATTATAGCTATAACAGGAACAGATGGAAAAAGTACAACTACATCTTTTGTGGCGGAATTTTTGAAAAACAAAAAGCCCTTTGTAGGAGGTAATTACGGAACTCCTTTTATCAAAGCTGTCGAAGAGAGAAAAAAGTTGGCTATTTTAGAGCTCTCCTCATTCCAGATCTACTCTACAAAAACATTTAAGCCAAATATAGGAGTTCTGTTAAATATAGAAACAGACCATCTTGACTGGCATAAGAGAAAAGCCCACTATCTTCTATCAAAATACAGAATGTTCAAAAGGATGGACAAAAAAGGTGTAGCTATCCTCAACTTTGATCAGGAACTGACCAGAAAAGTAAAAATCCCTGCAAGAAAGCTGTTCTTTTCTGTTAACAGACTTCCTGAAGGGTACGAAGGTATATACTGTACAGGAAACTCTCTATTTTATAAAACAGAAAAAACAGTCAACAGGATCGATATATCTGATTTTAAACTAAAGGGTATACATAATATTCAAAATCTGATGGCATCTGTTCTGGTGGCTATTGTTTCCGGCGTAACATTAGAAGAGATAGAGAGAAAGATACCTGAACTGAAATCCCTTCCGTACAGAGTTCAGTTTATAAGAGAAATCAATGGAATTGAGTTTTACAATGACTCAAAATCAACAACTATACAGTCTGTAAGAAAAGCTGTTGAAAGTTTTCATAAAAGAAATGTGATACTTATAATTGGTGGTATGTACAAAGGGGGAGATTTTTCAGTTTTAGACAGTTATAAAAATATTAAGCAGATCTACATAATAGGAAAAGATAGAAGAAATATCAGAAGTATGATAAAAAAACAGCCTGTTTTAATGAGACAGACATTAGAAAAAGCTGTTAAAGATGCTTATAAAAATGCCGAAAAAGGTGATGTAATACTATTTTCCCCTGGATGCTCCAGTTTTGATATGTTTAAAAACTATATGGAAAGGGGAGAAAAATTCAACCAGATAGTGGAAAGCCTTGAATAG
- the ftsZ gene encoding cell division protein FtsZ, translating to MENFNYDAENPSRIKVFGVGGGGSNAVARMIQEGLQNIEMYIVNTDKQHLDSLEIVPNRIHIGETVTKGLGAGAKPIVGEEAAKENIDTIKQAMEGADMVFIAAGLGGGTGTGASPVIAQAAKELGILTVAVVTKPFDFEGAQKAKIAEEGLKKLKDVVDTYIVIHNQKLATIAGKRFTWGEAFKLVDSILYKAVRGITDLILVPGLINVDFADVKTIMEGGGKALIGVGSGRGENKIEEAVISATTSPLLEDVSIQGAKRLLINLEVSPDISYADVEDAIAQIREAAHPESLIIFGASLNQNIEDEMRITVVATDFESEKKDETKPRKTLDRRIPKRPIPPVEKEEIKEEPSVPGGLINEIEYEDLDIPAYIRKKRGDIN from the coding sequence ATGGAGAATTTTAATTATGATGCAGAAAACCCATCAAGGATAAAAGTGTTCGGAGTTGGAGGCGGAGGAAGTAATGCAGTAGCAAGAATGATACAGGAAGGACTCCAGAATATAGAAATGTACATAGTAAATACAGATAAACAACATCTGGACTCTCTGGAGATTGTCCCAAACAGAATACATATTGGTGAGACTGTTACAAAAGGGCTTGGAGCCGGTGCGAAGCCAATAGTAGGAGAAGAAGCTGCCAAAGAGAATATTGATACTATAAAGCAGGCTATGGAAGGTGCAGATATGGTTTTTATAGCAGCAGGCCTTGGTGGTGGAACAGGCACAGGTGCTTCTCCTGTAATAGCACAGGCTGCAAAGGAGTTGGGAATTCTAACAGTTGCAGTTGTTACAAAGCCGTTTGATTTTGAAGGAGCTCAAAAGGCAAAAATAGCTGAAGAAGGCTTAAAAAAACTAAAAGATGTTGTTGACACATACATTGTGATCCATAACCAGAAACTTGCCACAATAGCAGGAAAAAGATTTACATGGGGAGAAGCGTTCAAACTGGTAGACAGCATCCTCTACAAAGCAGTAAGAGGAATAACAGATCTTATTCTTGTTCCCGGATTGATAAACGTAGACTTTGCCGATGTTAAAACAATTATGGAAGGTGGAGGAAAAGCCCTTATAGGTGTAGGTTCCGGCAGAGGAGAAAATAAAATCGAAGAGGCTGTTATATCTGCAACAACATCCCCACTTCTTGAAGATGTGTCTATTCAGGGAGCAAAAAGGCTTCTGATAAACCTTGAAGTAAGCCCAGATATCTCCTATGCAGATGTTGAAGATGCAATAGCACAGATAAGAGAAGCAGCTCATCCAGAATCTCTTATAATATTTGGGGCATCACTGAACCAGAATATCGAAGATGAAATGAGAATAACAGTGGTCGCTACAGATTTTGAAAGTGAAAAAAAAGATGAAACAAAACCGAGAAAAACATTAGACAGAAGAATTCCTAAAAGACCTATTCCTCCAGTTGAAAAAGAAGAAATAAAAGAAGAACCTTCTGTCCCAGGAGGACTTATAAACGAGATTGAATATGAAGATTTAGACATCCCTGCATACATAAGGAAGAAAAGGGGTGACATTAATTGA
- a CDS encoding UDP-N-acetylglucosamine--N-acetylmuramyl-(pentapeptide) pyrophosphoryl-undecaprenol N-acetylglucosamine transferase, with product MKVFLAGGGTGGHFYPALSVADKLKEKGFEIFYFGTEKGIEAKKDFPADKKFLYPITGVRGKDLISSVRASVGLIKTSLKIAKLIKDEKPDFSLCFGGYTSLPLGIASFLTGTPLFLHEQNSIPSYTNRVLSKFARKIFITFEHSRQFFPEEKTVLTGMPVRKIILDDLSLSQQKARELLGLKDQKTVLVFGGSQGARKLSEVGIRLAERLLDVQFIIIGGKHFKKPDRLPENVIFFDYYDRMGILYAASDIVISRSGAASTYEILSAGKFGIFIPYPYAASNHQYYNVRWLEEKAVCKIIREEKLDINELEDIILSDINIDTENIKKLVNKDATGIIVDRILDEIHKK from the coding sequence ATGAAGGTCTTTTTAGCCGGTGGCGGCACAGGAGGTCATTTTTATCCTGCTCTTTCTGTTGCAGATAAGCTAAAAGAAAAAGGATTTGAGATTTTTTATTTCGGGACAGAAAAAGGAATAGAAGCAAAAAAAGATTTTCCTGCTGATAAAAAGTTTTTATACCCTATTACTGGGGTAAGGGGGAAAGATTTAATCAGTTCTGTAAGAGCCTCTGTAGGACTGATTAAAACATCATTAAAAATAGCAAAACTTATAAAAGATGAGAAACCAGATTTTTCATTATGCTTTGGAGGGTATACATCTTTACCCCTTGGAATAGCTTCCTTCTTAACTGGAACTCCCCTTTTTCTGCATGAGCAAAACTCTATACCTTCTTATACAAACAGAGTTCTATCAAAATTTGCCAGAAAAATCTTTATTACCTTTGAGCACTCAAGGCAGTTCTTTCCTGAAGAAAAAACCGTTCTGACAGGAATGCCTGTTAGAAAAATTATTTTGGATGATCTTTCTTTATCTCAACAGAAAGCGAGAGAATTACTGGGACTAAAAGATCAAAAAACCGTGCTCGTTTTCGGCGGTAGTCAGGGAGCGAGAAAACTTTCTGAAGTAGGGATAAGGTTGGCAGAAAGGCTTTTAGATGTGCAGTTTATTATCATAGGAGGAAAGCATTTTAAAAAACCAGATAGACTACCGGAAAATGTTATATTTTTTGATTACTATGATAGAATGGGAATACTGTATGCTGCATCAGATATAGTCATATCAAGATCAGGAGCAGCTTCTACCTATGAAATTTTATCTGCTGGAAAGTTCGGGATTTTTATCCCTTATCCGTATGCAGCTTCAAACCACCAGTATTACAATGTAAGATGGCTTGAGGAAAAAGCAGTTTGCAAAATTATAAGAGAGGAAAAATTAGATATAAACGAATTGGAAGATATAATACTCTCAGATATAAATATAGATACAGAAAATATAAAAAAACTTGTTAATAAAGATGCTACTGGCATAATAGTTGACAGGATACTTGATGAGATACATAAAAAGTGA
- the murB gene encoding UDP-N-acetylmuramate dehydrogenase, with protein sequence MRYIKSEQFVDLSKMCTIRIGGKAKRVYFPDSPEKIKILLSESLERNKRFFPVGIGSNTVFSDGVLDHIFVSTKELKKLSIKNEGDLFYIEAEAGVSFKSIVSIVKKYNLEGFENLSGIPATVGGATVMNAGAFGTEISDIIEKVHWISDRGEYCILERQDIDFSYRKSPFQKKGFVYKVVLRLKKSQKDIPSIIKKHLEERNKKQPLDYPTSGSTFKNPREYPAGYLLEQAGLKGYRIGNVAFSEKHANFLINTGGGKFKELKKLIETAERKIGVLYRIKLEREIEIVE encoded by the coding sequence ATGAGATACATAAAAAGTGAACAGTTTGTCGATCTTTCTAAGATGTGTACTATCAGGATAGGAGGAAAAGCCAAAAGGGTATACTTTCCAGACTCTCCAGAAAAGATTAAAATCCTTTTATCAGAATCTTTAGAAAGAAATAAAAGATTTTTTCCTGTTGGTATTGGAAGTAATACTGTTTTTTCAGACGGTGTTTTGGATCATATATTTGTATCCACAAAAGAGCTAAAAAAACTCAGTATAAAGAATGAAGGAGATCTGTTTTATATAGAAGCTGAAGCTGGTGTTAGCTTCAAAAGTATCGTCAGCATTGTAAAAAAATACAACCTTGAAGGCTTTGAAAATCTGTCTGGTATTCCTGCTACTGTTGGTGGTGCTACAGTTATGAATGCTGGAGCATTCGGAACGGAAATATCCGATATTATAGAAAAAGTCCACTGGATAAGCGACAGAGGAGAGTACTGTATTCTGGAAAGACAGGATATTGATTTCTCATACAGAAAATCCCCATTTCAGAAAAAAGGATTTGTATACAAAGTTGTACTGAGACTAAAAAAATCACAGAAAGATATTCCATCTATCATAAAAAAACATCTTGAGGAAAGAAATAAAAAACAGCCCCTTGATTACCCAACATCAGGCTCTACATTCAAAAATCCCAGAGAATACCCTGCAGGTTATCTTTTGGAACAGGCAGGACTGAAAGGCTACAGAATAGGAAATGTAGCTTTTTCTGAAAAACATGCCAACTTTTTAATCAATACTGGTGGAGGAAAGTTTAAAGAGTTAAAGAAACTGATAGAAACTGCCGAAAGAAAAATTGGGGTATTGTACCGTATTAAACTTGAAAGGGAAATAGAAATTGTTGAGTGA
- a CDS encoding cell division protein FtsQ/DivIB, whose translation MGKKLKIILAVFWIFLCALLGLFSPSIPFVKELFEIKTVNVKGTDKFTEQDIRRIFEKENWFFLDKKKIKSQLKKFNFVKNVEINRLFVGNLDLIVLERKPFAYIYYKRKRYLIDEEGVALSPKYYKINKNQKLPVLIYNDKSIDKNKLKKVALIKESFKDLLDVKKFYINKSQIACLTSDNRNIIFSIEDIDKSIQRAKIFIKKVGIKNFKYLNFSFESMVVVRR comes from the coding sequence ATGGGTAAGAAACTAAAGATCATTCTGGCAGTTTTCTGGATATTTCTGTGTGCTTTACTTGGTTTATTCTCCCCATCAATCCCTTTTGTAAAAGAGTTGTTTGAGATAAAAACGGTAAATGTAAAAGGAACCGATAAATTTACAGAACAGGATATAAGGAGAATCTTTGAGAAGGAAAACTGGTTTTTCCTCGACAAAAAAAAGATAAAAAGCCAGCTGAAAAAATTTAATTTTGTTAAAAATGTTGAGATTAATCGATTATTCGTAGGAAATTTAGATTTAATTGTGTTAGAAAGAAAACCATTTGCCTACATATACTACAAACGAAAAAGATATCTAATAGACGAAGAAGGAGTGGCTTTAAGTCCTAAATATTACAAAATAAATAAAAACCAAAAACTTCCTGTCTTGATATATAATGATAAATCTATAGACAAAAATAAACTAAAAAAGGTTGCTTTGATTAAAGAGAGTTTTAAAGATCTGCTTGATGTCAAGAAATTTTATATAAATAAAAGCCAGATAGCCTGCCTTACATCAGACAACAGAAATATTATCTTTAGTATCGAAGATATAGACAAAAGTATACAGAGGGCAAAAATTTTTATCAAAAAGGTAGGAATAAAAAACTTTAAATATCTGAATTTTAGTTTTGAATCAATGGTAGTTGTGAGGAGATAA
- the oadA gene encoding sodium-extruding oxaloacetate decarboxylase subunit alpha, whose product MGRTIEFTDVTLRDGQQSLLATRVRTEDLLPAAEKLDKAGFWSLEVWGGATFDVCLRYLKEDPWERLRKIKDVAKNTKLEMLLRGQNIVGYRHYPDDVVEAFVRKAAENGIDVFRIFDALNDVRNMEVAISVAKEEGKIVKGVLSYTISPVHTVDYFVGVARQLKDLGVDIISIKDQAGILSPKVAYELVGRLKEEIKLPVHLHAQSTAAMAEMTLLKAVEAGADIIDTDVSTWSWLTAHPPNETMVYVLREFGYDTKIDLGIVEEVAEYLKEVRKKYKKYDTAEKWPDSQVLIHQIPGGMMSNFIAQLKENDALDKLDEVKKEVAMVREDLGYPPLVTPTSQIVGTQALLNVLQGERYKVVTKEVKDYVKGLYGRPPAPIKPEIMEKIIGDEKPIEVRPADLLEPELDKCTVEAQKVGARTEEDILSYCLFPQVAKEFFEWREKYEKGEALPPEIEEITEEEACLTKAPIEFNITLHGETYHIQIAGVGSPVEGGTPYFVRVDGRLKETIVQPIREIEVGEKMETLPYEGGVPAGKRPKAVDVGDISSPMPGKVVSVKVSPGDRVKKGDVLLIVEAMKMENEIHSPIDGVVEEVYVREGDQVNPDECLMRVVP is encoded by the coding sequence ATGGGTAGAACCATTGAGTTTACAGATGTTACCCTGAGAGACGGCCAGCAGAGCTTACTGGCTACGAGGGTAAGAACGGAAGACCTGCTCCCTGCAGCAGAAAAACTTGATAAAGCAGGTTTCTGGTCTCTTGAAGTCTGGGGCGGTGCAACCTTTGATGTATGTCTCAGGTATCTTAAAGAAGACCCATGGGAAAGACTCAGGAAAATAAAAGATGTCGCAAAAAATACAAAGCTTGAGATGCTACTTAGAGGACAGAATATTGTAGGTTACAGACATTATCCAGATGATGTTGTGGAAGCCTTTGTCAGAAAAGCAGCAGAAAATGGAATAGATGTCTTCAGGATATTTGATGCATTAAACGATGTAAGGAATATGGAGGTTGCTATATCGGTAGCAAAAGAGGAAGGAAAAATAGTAAAAGGAGTTCTGTCTTATACAATAAGTCCTGTTCACACAGTTGATTATTTTGTGGGAGTTGCAAGACAGCTAAAAGATTTAGGTGTAGATATCATATCAATAAAAGATCAGGCAGGTATTCTATCACCAAAGGTAGCATACGAGCTGGTAGGAAGACTGAAAGAGGAGATAAAGCTCCCTGTTCATCTTCATGCCCAGTCTACTGCAGCTATGGCAGAAATGACCCTCCTAAAAGCTGTGGAGGCAGGGGCAGACATAATAGATACAGATGTTTCAACATGGTCATGGCTTACAGCCCATCCTCCTAATGAAACTATGGTTTATGTTCTGAGAGAGTTCGGGTATGATACAAAGATAGACCTTGGTATAGTAGAAGAAGTTGCAGAATATCTAAAAGAAGTAAGGAAAAAATACAAAAAATACGATACAGCTGAAAAATGGCCAGACTCTCAGGTTCTTATCCATCAGATACCTGGAGGAATGATGTCTAACTTTATAGCTCAGCTTAAAGAGAATGATGCCCTTGATAAATTAGATGAAGTCAAAAAAGAAGTTGCTATGGTCAGAGAAGATTTAGGGTATCCTCCTCTCGTTACTCCAACTTCCCAGATTGTTGGGACTCAAGCTCTTCTCAATGTCCTACAGGGAGAGAGATACAAAGTAGTTACAAAAGAAGTAAAAGATTATGTGAAGGGTCTTTACGGTAGACCGCCTGCTCCTATAAAACCTGAAATAATGGAGAAGATTATAGGAGATGAAAAACCTATTGAAGTTAGACCTGCAGATCTCCTTGAGCCGGAATTAGATAAATGCACAGTAGAAGCACAAAAAGTAGGAGCAAGAACAGAGGAAGACATACTTTCTTACTGCTTGTTCCCTCAGGTAGCAAAAGAGTTCTTTGAATGGAGAGAAAAATACGAAAAAGGAGAGGCTTTACCTCCAGAAATCGAGGAGATAACTGAAGAAGAAGCATGCCTCACTAAAGCACCAATTGAGTTCAATATCACACTTCATGGAGAAACCTATCACATCCAGATTGCCGGTGTAGGTAGCCCTGTAGAGGGAGGAACACCTTATTTTGTCAGAGTAGATGGTAGGCTTAAGGAAACAATCGTTCAGCCTATAAGGGAGATAGAAGTAGGCGAAAAAATGGAAACCCTTCCTTACGAAGGGGGTGTTCCAGCCGGAAAAAGACCTAAGGCTGTAGATGTGGGAGATATAAGCTCTCCTATGCCAGGGAAAGTTGTATCTGTCAAAGTATCTCCAGGTGACAGAGTCAAAAAAGGAGATGTTCTGCTTATAGTGGAAGCCATGAAGATGGAAAATGAGATACACTCTCCAATAGACGGGGTTGTAGAAGAGGTATATGTAAGGGAAGGAGATCAGGTAAATCCTGATGAATGTTTAATGAGGGTTGTACCATAA
- the ftsA gene encoding cell division protein FtsA, with amino-acid sequence MGKENVIVALDIGTSKITTLIGDIDDSGNLVVAGFGEAPSMGIEKGIIVKPNDVISAIRKSVDEAESTAGSKISGVIANVSGYHIECRNDAEKIEFNTSQKIITQMDISQLIEKVASKIQPQKENLEVIHIIPKKYILDNEDEVIDPIGLVASKIEGKFHIVLDKINAYTNLKKVIESSGLRVIDFVANPIASATAVLYPEEKEMGIVVLDIGAGTTDMAVYKDGSIEYIKSFPVGGNQVTMDIAHRFKVSKEEAEKLKTSYGAAIPDFEEGEIIEVYPRGSEEPIHVDQLDLVDTIEARLSEIFEIAKRELEELGYLGKVNGGVVLTGGVAKTPYIKELAESIFGLDVRIGKPKAYTGFSDKVAFPEYATSIGMLLFAKNKVSSMNTQPVSNSSSFDILKIGKSLIEKIKSIF; translated from the coding sequence ATGGGTAAAGAAAATGTTATTGTCGCACTTGATATTGGAACATCAAAAATAACAACACTTATCGGCGATATAGATGATTCTGGAAACCTTGTTGTTGCAGGGTTTGGTGAAGCTCCCTCAATGGGAATTGAAAAGGGAATTATAGTAAAACCTAATGATGTAATATCGGCAATAAGGAAATCTGTAGATGAGGCTGAGAGTACTGCAGGTTCAAAAATAAGTGGAGTTATAGCTAATGTAAGCGGTTATCATATTGAATGCAGAAATGATGCGGAGAAAATTGAGTTTAATACAAGCCAAAAGATAATAACCCAGATGGATATAAGCCAATTGATTGAGAAGGTGGCTTCAAAAATACAACCACAAAAGGAAAATCTCGAAGTTATCCATATAATTCCCAAAAAATATATATTAGATAATGAAGATGAAGTAATAGACCCTATAGGACTTGTAGCATCAAAAATAGAAGGTAAATTTCATATAGTTTTAGACAAAATAAATGCATACACAAATCTAAAAAAAGTGATTGAAAGCTCAGGTCTAAGGGTGATTGATTTTGTGGCAAATCCGATAGCATCGGCAACAGCAGTTTTATATCCCGAAGAAAAGGAGATGGGGATTGTAGTTCTTGATATTGGTGCAGGAACTACAGACATGGCTGTTTACAAAGATGGAAGTATCGAGTATATAAAATCATTTCCAGTAGGTGGAAATCAAGTAACGATGGATATAGCCCACAGATTTAAAGTTTCAAAGGAAGAAGCAGAAAAATTAAAGACATCCTACGGGGCAGCAATTCCAGATTTTGAAGAAGGAGAAATTATAGAAGTTTATCCCAGAGGAAGTGAAGAGCCTATACATGTGGATCAGCTTGATCTGGTAGATACAATAGAAGCAAGGCTTTCAGAAATATTCGAGATAGCGAAAAGGGAGTTGGAAGAATTAGGATATCTCGGCAAGGTAAACGGAGGCGTCGTATTAACAGGTGGTGTTGCAAAAACGCCATACATAAAAGAGCTTGCAGAAAGTATATTTGGTCTTGACGTAAGAATAGGTAAGCCTAAGGCTTATACAGGATTTAGCGATAAAGTGGCGTTTCCTGAATATGCAACATCTATAGGAATGCTTCTGTTTGCAAAAAATAAAGTTTCCAGTATGAATACACAACCTGTATCAAACTCTTCAAGTTTTGATATATTAAAGATAGGAAAATCTCTTATAGAGAAAATAAAAAGTATTTTTTAA
- a CDS encoding D-alanine--D-alanine ligase family protein, with translation MSDLKIALVYGGKSSEREISIKSGNAVKEALKRLNLKFEVFDPVDSIDFVNRLIEYKPDLVFNVLHGKYGEDGSIQGLFEILGYRYTGSPVKASAIAMDKVLSKEIAQITGIPTPDWIVVENIKETEKWNVFPAVVKPNEEGSSIGVEIVNGREELCKAVENASKLNRQVIIEEFINGREITIGILNGRPLEPIEIVVEDGFYDFENKYISGKTEYIVSPYLVQEEREKLESYSLKIYNKIGCKGAARIDFILKDGTPYFLEINTIPGMTDHSLLPKAAKAVGIDFDNLVLEIIRGALDG, from the coding sequence TTGAGTGATCTAAAAATCGCATTGGTATATGGAGGTAAGTCTTCAGAAAGAGAGATATCAATAAAAAGCGGAAATGCCGTAAAAGAAGCTCTAAAAAGATTAAACTTAAAATTTGAGGTTTTTGACCCTGTAGACTCGATCGATTTTGTTAATAGATTGATAGAGTATAAGCCTGATCTTGTTTTTAATGTCCTTCACGGAAAATACGGAGAGGATGGCTCTATACAGGGATTGTTTGAAATTTTAGGTTACAGGTATACCGGATCACCTGTTAAAGCAAGTGCCATTGCTATGGATAAGGTACTTTCAAAAGAGATAGCACAGATTACCGGTATACCTACCCCAGACTGGATTGTAGTGGAAAATATCAAAGAAACAGAAAAATGGAATGTATTTCCTGCTGTTGTAAAACCAAATGAAGAAGGTTCATCGATAGGTGTAGAGATTGTAAACGGCAGGGAAGAGCTTTGTAAAGCTGTGGAGAATGCTTCAAAACTAAACAGACAGGTTATTATTGAGGAATTTATTAACGGAAGAGAGATAACGATAGGTATACTAAATGGTAGGCCTCTTGAACCTATCGAAATAGTGGTAGAAGACGGTTTTTATGATTTTGAGAACAAATACATATCCGGAAAAACAGAGTATATCGTATCTCCTTATCTGGTGCAGGAAGAAAGAGAAAAATTAGAGAGTTACAGTCTTAAAATCTACAACAAAATTGGTTGTAAAGGAGCAGCGAGGATAGATTTTATACTGAAAGATGGAACTCCGTACTTTTTAGAGATAAATACTATTCCTGGAATGACAGATCACAGCCTTCTTCCAAAAGCAGCTAAAGCTGTAGGTATAGATTTTGACAATCTTGTTTTGGAAATAATAAGGGGAGCGTTGGATGGGTAA
- the ftsW gene encoding putative lipid II flippase FtsW — translation MIRNFYFDKLLVLSFLILIILGVVFVFSATSVPSLLNNKDPYFYLKREILWAFLAVIVMFTVYLVPIEYLKKLSYPLTALTVILLIVVLVSPAQISGSSVKRWLDLGVIRFQPSELAKLSVILFLAYFIHRKSQMKDFFDRWSSIFAAISIPSVIILLVLIQPHKGAAVFISILVVMILFSAGFSLRKLIFIPAVFVPLFIFFIVKSGYAEKRIEALINPIENRTGISYQVFQSILSFVKGGFVGEGIGAGTQKLKYLPEIHTDYIFALIGEELGFLGAIFVILLFLVILYRGIKISLDLEDRFSQVLGTGITYMIVVQALFHMAVNASLFPPTGFTLPFISYGGSSLIIMSIGAGILLRLSKEPKKSIYSRQII, via the coding sequence ATGATAAGAAATTTTTATTTTGACAAACTGCTTGTACTCAGTTTCCTTATTCTGATAATTTTAGGTGTAGTTTTTGTATTCAGTGCAACATCTGTACCTTCCCTTCTGAACAACAAAGATCCATATTTTTATCTAAAAAGAGAGATTTTATGGGCTTTTTTAGCTGTAATCGTTATGTTTACAGTCTATCTTGTTCCTATTGAGTACCTGAAAAAACTTTCTTATCCACTGACAGCACTGACAGTAATTCTTCTGATTGTCGTTCTGGTTTCTCCAGCCCAGATATCTGGAAGCTCTGTAAAAAGGTGGCTTGATCTGGGGGTTATCAGGTTTCAACCTTCAGAACTGGCAAAACTATCAGTTATTCTCTTTCTTGCATATTTTATACACAGAAAGTCCCAGATGAAAGACTTTTTCGACAGGTGGAGTTCAATATTTGCAGCAATTTCTATCCCGTCTGTGATAATACTGCTTGTTCTTATTCAACCCCACAAAGGAGCTGCTGTTTTTATAAGCATACTTGTTGTTATGATTCTGTTTAGTGCAGGTTTTTCTTTGAGAAAGCTGATTTTTATTCCTGCTGTCTTTGTACCTCTGTTCATATTTTTTATAGTAAAGTCCGGATACGCAGAAAAAAGAATTGAAGCTCTGATCAATCCTATAGAAAACAGAACAGGTATCAGCTATCAGGTTTTTCAATCAATTCTGTCTTTTGTAAAAGGTGGTTTTGTAGGGGAAGGTATAGGTGCAGGAACACAAAAACTGAAATATTTACCTGAGATACATACCGATTATATATTTGCCCTTATAGGAGAAGAGTTGGGCTTTTTAGGGGCTATTTTTGTTATACTGCTGTTTCTTGTTATACTTTATAGAGGAATAAAAATAAGTCTCGATCTTGAGGACAGATTTTCTCAGGTTTTAGGTACAGGAATTACATATATGATAGTGGTACAGGCTTTGTTTCACATGGCTGTAAATGCCTCTTTATTCCCCCCTACAGGTTTTACTCTTCCCTTTATAAGCTACGGAGGTTCTTCTCTTATTATAATGTCTATAGGAGCTGGAATTTTGCTTAGATTATCAAAAGAGCCGAAAAAAAGTATATACAGCAGGCAAATAATATGA